In Sesamum indicum cultivar Zhongzhi No. 13 linkage group LG1, S_indicum_v1.0, whole genome shotgun sequence, the sequence gtttgttaatatcttcaaaataaattggaaCTTCGAATTTaggagtttataaattttttttttttaaaatgcttaCCAgacattttataagctcttagATATGGTATAAGTTCATCCAAACACTCTCATTGGTAACTGTCTCTTTAAGAGTCTGATTTCCACTTGTTTTCAGGCCATAAACgtttaatgatttattttcagGGAAAAAGAGTGAGCAAGAGATTCTTCTCAAAGTTGCAGCTCTGAATGAACTTCAAAATTCAGACTCTGTTTGGTTGAGCAATTGTTTACAGAATGATTATCACTATTTTTTGTAGCTGAAAAGAAGTGTCGCCAAATGTGGCTAAGTTGACTATTTCAAATTCCAcgacttttataattaatttattagctATAAAATGATGGGTTATTCCATATTTATGTGTCTGAgccatgaaaattatttaattattgcaataaaaaaataagtaattaattactaaagtGGTTGGGAAATGTAAAGGAGgatgttaaatatttaaaaaaaataagtaattgtttatctatctatacttatatattatgGGAGGCTATCTCTTTTCTGtctctcttttttatatttaatttattatttttaatttttcatctcaCTCTACACTTCCCcattatattacaataattatttctttttcttgtttttataatttttattcaaaatattaacttattattcatatatactttattagataataaaattttataaatattgtatacGAGTTGCACATAGATTGTgctataaattattagttttaattataaatgaattaccAAGTGTTTTCATTTACAGTTTAAGTTATTATAATGggtaattttgaaatttatcataattataaatattattttattgtttaaaatattataaatgtgcttttaaaattaaaatttattttaccctgataatttattatgttaatttttaaaaatatataactttttaaataataaataataaatttcataaaattaccttataatttacttcaaaatatttcattattaaaaaaaaaataaaaaaaaaaacaacaagacACACATACACGCAGAGGTCTTGTTGGAAGAAGATAAGGTTGTAGGAAAAATATCGCATCGCGTGCAACAAATCCATGTAGCATAGAATGGATATTTATGCCATTCAAATTTCCCAAACCCCTCCTCTCTTCTTCCACTCCATTTTCCATGGCAACTAATCTTTCTACAGCTTTAGCTTCATATCACCATTCCACAGACGCCAACCGCCGCCGCATCACCGCCCCACTTCCACTCCCCACCAAGAAGAGATTCGGCGTTTCTTGCAATGTATCCAAGAGGGCGCCTTCTCCGCCTTCCGCCGTCGCCGAAGAGCAAAAGGGCCCATCTTTAGCTGACCAGCTTAAACCCTTGTCCACTACCATTCTTGCAGACCAACCCAGTGAAACCCATCTCTTGTCCAAGCCAAAATCCACATGGGTTAACCCCACTAAGCCAAAACCCTCTGTGCTTTCTCTCCAGCGCCACAAGCGCTCCTCTTCTTATTCATACAGCCCCCAGATCAAAGACCTCAGACAATTCGCCAAGAAACTCAGTGAATGTGAGGAATCTGATTTCTTGGGTGTTCTTGAGGGAATCCCTCATCCACCCACCAGGGAGAATGCGCTTTTGGTGCTCAACAGCTTGAGGCCATGGCAGAagtctcttctttttttcaattgggTTAAGGCCCAGAATGTGTTTCCAATGGAAACCATCTTTTACAATGTCACTATGAAGTCTTTGAGGTTTGGGAGGCAGTTTCAGCATATAGAGGACCTTGCTTTTGAAATGATTGAGAAGGGAATTGAGCTTGATAACATTACTTATTCCACTATTATTACATGTGCCAAAAGGTGTAATCTTTTCGACAAGGCAGTGGAGTGGTTTGAGAGGATGTACAAAACTGGGCTGATGCCTGATGAGGTTACTTATTCTGCTGTTTTGGACGTGTATGCCAAGTTGGGTAAGGTGGAGGAGGTGATGAGTTTGTATGAGAGAGGCAGGGCAAGTGGCTGGAAGCCTGATCCCATTGCTTTCGCTGTGTTGGCGAAGATGTTTGGTGAGGCGGGGGATTATGATGGTATTAGGTATGTTTTGCAAGAAATGAAGTCTCTCGGTCTGCAGCCGAATTTAGTTGTCTACAACACATTGTTAGAGGCAATGGGTAAGGCTGGGAAGCCTGGATTGGCTAGGAGTTTATTTGAGGAGATGGTTGATTCTGGGATTGCACCTAATGAAAAGACGTTGACGGCATTGATCAAGATCTATGGAAGGGCTAGGTGGGCTAGGGATGCTTTGGAGCTTTGGGAACGGATGAGGTTAAATGGGTGGCCAGTGGATTTCATCTTGTACAATACATTGTTGAGCATGTGTGCTGATATTGGGTTGATTGAAGAGGCAGAGAAACTGTTTGAGGACATGAAGGGATCAGAAAAATGCAAACCAGATAGTTGGAGCTACACTGCGATGCTTAATATATATGGAAGTGGGGGAAATGTTGACAAGGCCATGGATTTGTTTAAGGAAATGTCTGAGGCGGGTGTAAAGCTTAATGTCATGGGATGCACTTGTTTAGTTCAGTGTTTGGGGCGAGCAAAAAGAATCGATGATTTGGTGAGGGTGTTTGAGACATCTGTAGAGGCTGGAGTAAAGCCAGATGATAGGTTGTGTGGGTGCTTGCTCTCAGTTGTATCTTATTGCGAAGGTGAAGATGCTGCTAAGGTCCTGGCTTGCTTAGAACAAGCAAACCCGAAACTGGTTGCATTTGTCAAGCTGTTGGCTGCAAACAACAGCACTAACTTTGACATGGTGAAAGAAGAGTTCAAGGGCATACTAAGCAACACAGCCATTGAGGCCAGGAGACCCTTCTGCAACTGTTTGATTGACATATGCCGAAATAGGAATTGCCATGAGAGAGCTCATGAGCTCCTCTACTTGGGAACTATATATGGATTATATCCAGGTTTGCATACCAAGACTGAAGAAGAGTGGAGATTAAACGTCCGGTCACTCTCAGTCGGTGCAGCTCACACTGCATTTGAAGAATGGATGGGAACTCTAGCTAAAATCATCCAGCGCCAGGAAACTTTGCCTCCATTATTTTCTGCCAACACCGGAGCTGGAACTCATAAGTTCTCTCAAGGTTTAGGGAGTGCCTTTGCTTCCCATGTGGAGAAGCTTGCAGCCCCTTTTAGAGAAAGTGAGGAGAAAGCTGGTTTCTTTATTGCAACTCGAGAAGATTTACAGTCATGGTTGCAAGCTAAGGCTTCTTCGGCTGTGACCGCAGCATGTACAAACTAAACTGTAATAACGACGTTGCAATGTTCGAGTCGAAACATTTTATACCTATAATTGTAGCTTGAGATTTTCACTTGATTATACTTTACAACTGCTCTAATCTGTTTGTTAAAAGGGCAACTTATGTTTGGAAGTAATTCAAGATTATACTGCTTAGATGTAAGACTTCTCCGGATCCCCTGTGAACAGTTCTATAAGTTGCAAGTGAGGAAGGCAGGCATCACTTCCGAATAAATCCTATCTAATCATCTTACTGGCGCAATGCGTACCCATCTATGGATAATGTTTAAGAGCTAATGCACCGTAATCTACTGACTAATCTTGAAGCCACTCTGGATTTGAGTAATAACTCAGACTCATTATACACATCCGGCTGGCGGAACGGGATGCTTTGGAAGAAGAGTCGCTGTCTTGAAGCTCAGAACTTGCAAACTGAGGCTTGAAAACTGCAAATTATCCTTGGTTGATTTATTGAAgaagttttaaattaacacATACAACATCCAAAGTACAAATCCAAGTACATGTCGAAAGACCTATCCAAGAAATAAGCAGTGAAATCGGGAAACTGCTTCAGAAGTTTATGTTAAGGCTTGGACGTATACCCCCATGGATTCTGGCTTGCCCACTTCCATTGGTCTCTGCACATTTCGTTAATCCCATACTTCGCCCTGAAAACATGTCGGAAAACTATCCTTTACTATTTCAAATCAGAAACAGCCAATAGAAATCAGACAGTAAAGCATCAATTTATACGACGCATTCAAAGACTAAAATGCCGAATCTGGTAATAAAGACTAAGATACTTACTTCCAACCAAGCTCTTTCTGAGCTTTCTCTGTTGAGGCATACACAGCCGTTGCATCTCCAGGCCTTCTTGGACACAGTTTAACAGGGATTTTCTGTAAGATAGGACACAAGTATTAATAGAACACAACTCATTTTGTGGTATGTTGAAAAGTTTAAGTTTTTTGCTTGAGATGGCTGTAGAGGGAAGAAAGAGAGTCACCTTGCCCGATACCTTCTCGAAAGCAGCTACCATTTCGAGGACCGACGTGCCATGACCTGTCCCCAAGTTGTAGGCGACACAACCTTAAACAAATGTAGGTCAGATACTCGGTACAATGCAGAAAATTATCATGAATCATAAGgcatcaaataaaataatgaactCACCTATGTCTTTGCATTCAAGAAGCTTCTGCAGTGCAACTACATGACCGTCCGCCAAATCCATGACATGGATGTAGTCTCGGATCtgttaaacaaataaatcattaagCATATTAAACTGTGAATTGTAATATGGTTCACAATGATGCATCCACAGTAGTTGTTTTTGGGATCAAAGACTCgtatttaaaagaagaaaataatttacattatataatcatataatttcacaaccagaggagaaaaattttaaagtttcaaAGGTCTGAATCAATTTACTCTCCTTATAAAGGCAAAATTGATCCAGCGTGACATCGAATTAGCCACATACCGCACTGCCATCATGTGTGGGATAATCATGACCATATACATTTAACTCTGGGAGTCTACCGACAGCCACTTGAGTTATGTAAGGCATAAGATTGTTCGGGATCCCTTTTGGATCTTCTCCAAGCTTGCCACTCTCGTGGGCGCCGACGGGATTGAAGTACCGGAGCAAAATAATTCTCCATTCTGGGTCAGAGGTCTGGATATCTTGAGCAATTTGTTCAAGGAAGAGCTAATTACATACGAAGAAAATGTTACCAACTGTACTGGACTCAAAAGGCATTTCTATATAGACGAAATATCAAACATTATAACCGTAAAACTATCTGAAGTACATAGTATGTTGCGGACCTTTGTGCGGCCATAAGGATTCATAGCCTTCAGTTCAAAGTCCTCAACACAAGGAATTTTATTGGGTTGGCCATACACCGTCGCTGATGAGGAGAAAACCAACTACAGGAGAGCAATGTATTACTTATCTCAACATTGGAGTGAATAAACGAACGTTTTACGTAGCCAAAAAACTCATGTCATAAGAGAAATGTTTCAGGAAGTTAATCAGCCTCTGAGGTATTATCCCCCCACAGAAGATGAGAAGACCAATTATCTGAACAATCATTTGgacataatttacaaaataattgttcTCGCCTTTACAATATATAAGTTCACGAGTTAACCacataataaagaaaaaacaaacaagaacaTTATAAGCTAACATTTGATGAGACATCCTTTCTTTCTACTTTCTATATCCTTGGATGATGGATTCTTTCTTGCACatcttttcattcattttcagTCGTTTGCTCGAATGATGCACTAAACAATTAGCAGTACAaacattcaagaaaaaaacacacaccTTCTTACAGTTATATTTCGCCATTATTCTGTACAAGTTAATTGATCCAACCAAATTGTTGTCGAAATATCGCATGGGATGAGCAACACTTTCAGCAACAGCTTTAAGCCCGGCAAAATGGATCACTACAGCAAATCTATAAAGTATCTCAAGAAAATAAGTTCTTATATGTCAAATTCAATAACCACGTCAGAGACATAACAATCAAAGAAAACAGAACTAATATTAACCAGATCATAGTTTGCCTGAGTATGCAGATACATCATTCCCAAATtgggaaaaatgaaaacaccTCTTCTGATGTCCGCAAACGGGCACATTACCCCttataaaaacacaaataccaTTTCcctctctgtattttttaaaatacaacaatttacctcctataatttttaaaataaagcaatttacctctttttatatggaggtaaattaattcattttaaaaaaagtataccGGACATAACTTGCTCATTTTCTATATCACAcccaaattgaattgaaatataaaattatataacatacttgttatgagaaaataatttctccaaaTCCTCCACTTTTCTGATGTCCCCCTGCAACCAAGGAAAAGATTCAGAAACCAAACGCTATTCAAGATTTCCCACTAAACTACTCATCGCAATGCAAGACTCACGAAAAAGactaattcttgaaaatcaaTCAGTCGAACAAGTGGTGTTCTATATACCAGATGGAAATCAAGATTCTCGGACAGTTGGGGGCCAACCAACTCTCTCACCCGGTGAACCGCTTCCTCGACAGCATTGTCAAGGTTGTCTATGATGGAAACCTTAAACCCCTGCTTCAACAGTTGCACCACCGTGTGCGTGCCTATGAACCCGGCGCCCCCCGTCACCAGAACCCTCTCTGTCGTGTCCATCCCTGTCCTCCGATCACCACCAAGGACCCGATTACCAACGTCGTGCTTGGAGTATATATTTCCTCGGAagggtttatatatatatacataattgcGAGAAATTTGTGGGCGTGGGTGGTGAGTCAGTGTCAGTAGATGaggagagagagtgagagggATGTGTAAGACAGAGTGAGCAAATCAAGGAATCCATTTCGATCGGGTGTAGATGAGCAGGAAATCAAGAATTGGACGGAAGGTAGAaggattttgtaatttttaaagttacttTTGGATTATGGGTTGGCGGCGGGGTGTAAGAACAAGCCAACTAGGAAAGTGATGTACGCAAGCATGGGATGAGACGATGATGACCATCGTCGTTGGGAATTGAACTCTTTTGTCTTtctaataaatcaattaatcattagtattaaaaattttatatccaacaattattgataattattatatttagatacTAATCAttcagataattatatttaatgtgttTAAACccataatcttttaattatacgAACTCGACTGTATTGAATacagggataattacattttctttactgagatttggtgtaattacatgtaaacactctataatttaaaaaattatatgtagtaCTTCTGAGGTGTGTTTCTGTTTAACAAATAGGTTTCTCTTTTAATCAAAAgtcatcaaaaaataataataaaaaatctatatttacttttgattgacttattactgatttgtagtaggtcaaataatttttttatgattaaattatcctcatacgcTCCATatgttaatgcatatgaggaggTAAACCATTATATGGGtagtttagtccaaaaaaaatatttgacatgcaatattTTGaggtattagatgtaatttttcaaaccacaggggctttatgtgtaattacaccaaactttaggGAAAGNNNNNNNNNNNNNNNNNNNNNNNNNNNNNNNNNNNNNNNNNNNNNNNNNNNNNNNNNNNNNNNNNNNNNNNNNNNNNNNNNNNNTATGTGGTTCGACCAATAACCctttaatcacaaaatctcaatttcatcaattaaattaagtttcaTCGACGGGGAATACAGTTTCATATGACGTTTGGATCTTTTGTAATATCTTACTCCACaagtaatttcttttccttttcttttaattttcttttgagtaatatgtcataaaaaaaaagtagaaaatattcTCATGCTATCTAATTGGTTGGTTGTTAGATGTCATATAATAATGATTACgttttcttctaaaaatataaaattatatttttctttaaagaaattataaaattatagttatacttcctaaaaaaatttactgtttACACTCGATCTAATTTCATTAGAGTTTGAACAAAatgttgatataaaaaaaaattacatgaatttataattttatctctcatttaatattttcatgtaaataattttatatttataaagaaataaatgtaattatgttaatccgtacttcatatatatatattatatttattttcatataagtataaaaatatacataaaaaattttaaataatgaataaaattaaaattttaattatttaataaaaaaccaTTTACCTCTATGTAACATTTTAGAatggtataaaaaataaaatcaaacaggGCCTGATGTGATGTTGAAGCCAAACACTATATAATGAAGGATTTTGGCGTAAAGTTGAAGGGAAATGATTGAGAGTAATTGGTATGATGAGTACAATTATGTAAGAAGATGCTTTCCCTTTCTTGAGAATTGGGAAACAACTGTCTGAGAGTGAGAAGGCTGTCTCTTTACACTTTCCTCTTCTAATTTCTACAATCTTAATCAAGTAATGAGATTAAtgttttccattattttatgtatttgttggtttttaattaataaaggtattaattactaattaatgcATTGAATTACTGATGATAGTGTTGACATATATGCAATTATTGCatcatcaaaaatattttttgattaataataaggataattttattCCTGGCCCAtaaggtttggtataattatacataaatccCTTGTGGTTcggaaaattacatttaataaccCTAAGGTTTGCTcccatataacaaataagttattctattagtcaaaattcaccgaatttgttcatattaaagtatttacctcaattgacttattactagcTTAGGTTAAATAGgtctttttataatcaaattaccctcacaCATCTTCACCCGTTCATGCATGTAAtaaggtatatcttcactgttataagggtagtttagttcgaaaaatttatttgctctgcaataagtcaaacgagggtaaatatcaatatttattcaacttctttttattaatatcagcaaattcagtaaatttcgACTAACGgaggatttatttgttagagaGAGACCTCAAGGGtgctaagtataatttttcaaaccacatggaatttacgtgtaattccATCAAACCTCAGAAAATAGGAGCATTATTATCCCTTAATAATATCTTAACCTGATGCTTAAAATTGAGGACAAGTTCGagattataaattcaaatccattCTACGTAGGTAAGTGTCTCATAGgagttttttataatttatttcattatttctagtcatattgatgtattgattggatcaacttattgcttaatttattgatacaTCAGTTGTAATGATGTACTTACCACTGATGTCTTGGTCTAATAATGGTTAAAGTTGAAGTTCCAtacacaaattcaaaattttagattcGAATCCCACTGAACAGATGCGCTCTTATAATTATCCGTGTCTGATGGGGTATTACCCTTATTTAtgcaaaaagacaaaagaaccCCTCATTTAGgggcaaaatagttaaatcaTATAACGATCCGCGCATCATTTCGTAAGTTGGGTCCTTGGAGCCCCAACCTGCGCTAGAATCCGAAAAGGGTACGCGCTTGGAGGGCTCAAAGCTTCACCGTGCGATTAAAGATGAAAAGATGCTCAGATGGAGACACGTGGCCCAGTCTATATTTTACACTTGGGCcctataaatatttgaatatgagtcattttaaagtaatttgcatttattattttcaacctTCTGCCCTTAGATTGCATATTTCTATCTCGACCCGAACTAACTTGAGCGCCAGAGGGTCTTAGTTGGGGATAAACTCGACTAGTCTAAAGTACGTGTTTTAATCTTCAGGATCTGTTAACGATCTGGGGAGATTACGTTGCTAATTTGGATCTCTCAAAGGAGGTTGCATATTTCGAGCCGGTCAGTTGGCGCCGTTTGTGTAAAATTTGAGGATCGCCAACCGAAAGAAGGATGGAAGGGACgttgaaagaaaatatgcatGGAGTTGAAGATACACCTAGACAAGGAGAATTACAAAGATTAATGAAAGAAGTTGGAAGGACTGCAATTGTTGCTTATGAGAGAAGAACTTCCACACCcattgttaaataaaaacaaccaGAAGACAATTGTTCAAAAAGAAGGAAGTTGAGAGGACATCTGAAGGGGCAAGCAGAAGAGAACCTGTGAAAGGTCGTGAACCAGAATCGTCAGAGGTAGGATCCAATAGCAGAGAGAGAGCCCGTGATCTCCAGAGCAGAGGTAGATAGTATTGGAAAGCAGATAGAGCTATTGGGAAAGAAGATCGATGAATTGAAAAGAAGGGGCGGATTAGTGGCTCACAATAGAAACTCACCCttctgtaataaaattttgacagaAGTGGTGAACCCAAACTTTAGGATGCCCAATCTATCAAAATATGACAGAACTAAGGATCCTCAGGAGCACGTGGTAGCCCTCGAGTTGGTAATGAATTTTTTCGGACAATCAAGTTCTATTACAACTAAATTGTTTGTTACTACTCTTGCAGGAAAAATGCAGGAATGGTTCACCAATCTACCTAGTGGCAACATTGAACCGTATGAACAATTGTTGCAGAAATTCACCTTTCATTTTGTGAGCAAGAGAAAGCAGAAAGGATCTGCTACATATCTGTTCACAATAAGGCAAAGGGAGGATGAAACACTTAAGAGTTTCGTGGGAAGGTTCAACAATGAGACTTTGGAAGTTCAAGATCTTAGGATCGACATGATGGTGAGTATCTTAATACACAGATTAAAAAAAGGACCTTTTGCTTcggcattagtgtggaattCACCTATGGATGTGGAACAATTAATGAAGATGGCACAAAAGTACATTGATGAGCAAAAGATGAACGCGATCAAAGATGGGGAATGACAAAATAGCAGAAGCTGAGATCGAGATCGCGTAAGAGATGGCAGA encodes:
- the LOC105157531 gene encoding pentatricopeptide repeat-containing protein At5g46580, chloroplastic, which gives rise to MPFKFPKPLLSSSTPFSMATNLSTALASYHHSTDANRRRITAPLPLPTKKRFGVSCNVSKRAPSPPSAVAEEQKGPSLADQLKPLSTTILADQPSETHLLSKPKSTWVNPTKPKPSVLSLQRHKRSSSYSYSPQIKDLRQFAKKLSECEESDFLGVLEGIPHPPTRENALLVLNSLRPWQKSLLFFNWVKAQNVFPMETIFYNVTMKSLRFGRQFQHIEDLAFEMIEKGIELDNITYSTIITCAKRCNLFDKAVEWFERMYKTGLMPDEVTYSAVLDVYAKLGKVEEVMSLYERGRASGWKPDPIAFAVLAKMFGEAGDYDGIRYVLQEMKSLGLQPNLVVYNTLLEAMGKAGKPGLARSLFEEMVDSGIAPNEKTLTALIKIYGRARWARDALELWERMRLNGWPVDFILYNTLLSMCADIGLIEEAEKLFEDMKGSEKCKPDSWSYTAMLNIYGSGGNVDKAMDLFKEMSEAGVKLNVMGCTCLVQCLGRAKRIDDLVRVFETSVEAGVKPDDRLCGCLLSVVSYCEGEDAAKVLACLEQANPKLVAFVKLLAANNSTNFDMVKEEFKGILSNTAIEARRPFCNCLIDICRNRNCHERAHELLYLGTIYGLYPGLHTKTEEEWRLNVRSLSVGAAHTAFEEWMGTLAKIIQRQETLPPLFSANTGAGTHKFSQGLGSAFASHVEKLAAPFRESEEKAGFFIATREDLQSWLQAKASSAVTAACTN
- the LOC105157539 gene encoding bifunctional UDP-glucose 4-epimerase and UDP-xylose 4-epimerase 1-like — its product is MDTTERVLVTGGAGFIGTHTVVQLLKQGFKVSIIDNLDNAVEEAVHRVRELVGPQLSENLDFHLGDIRKVEDLEKLFSHNKFAVVIHFAGLKAVAESVAHPMRYFDNNLVGSINLYRIMAKYNCKKLVFSSSATVYGQPNKIPCVEDFELKAMNPYGRTKLFLEQIAQDIQTSDPEWRIILLRYFNPVGAHESGKLGEDPKGIPNNLMPYITQVAVGRLPELNVYGHDYPTHDGSAIRDYIHVMDLADGHVVALQKLLECKDIGCVAYNLGTGHGTSVLEMVAAFEKVSGKKIPVKLCPRRPGDATAVYASTEKAQKELGWKAKYGINEMCRDQWKWASQNPWGYTSKP